The following coding sequences are from one Lepisosteus oculatus isolate fLepOcu1 chromosome 19, fLepOcu1.hap2, whole genome shotgun sequence window:
- the h1-0 gene encoding histone H1.0 has protein sequence MAETAAAAPAQKAKKAKGPKKASTHPKYSDMIEAAVHAEKSRGGASRQSIQKYIKSHYKVGDNADSQIKLSLKRLVATGVLRHTKGVGASGSFKLAKADESKKAPKPAEKPKKKATKAAKPKKVAKPKKVTKSPVKAKKPKAVEKKAKKAPEKKKPAPKPKKQEKAKKPKVSKPAKASRPKKMKTAKPKAKSAPKKAARKK, from the coding sequence ATGGCAGAGACAGCTGCAGCGGCGCCAGCGCAGAAGGCGAAGAAGGCGAAGGGGCCCAAGAAGGCGTCCACGCACCCCAAGTACTCGGACATGATCGAGGCGGCGGTCCACGCCGAGAAGAGCCGCGGCGGCGCTTCCAGGCAGTCCATCCAGAAGTACATCAAGAGCCACTACAAGGTCGGGGACAACGCGGACTCCCAGATCAAGCTGTCCCTCAAGAGACTGGTGGCCACCGGCGTCCTGAGACACACCAAGGGAGTCGGGGCGTCGGGCTCCTTCAAGCTGGCCAAGGCGGACGAGTCCAAGAAGGCGCCCAAGCCCGCCGAGAAGCCCAAGAAGAAGGCGACCAAGGCGGCCAAGCCCAAGAAGGTGGCCAAGCCCAAGAAAGTGACCAAGTCGCCGGTCAAGGCCAAGAAGCCCAAGGCGGTGGAGAAGAAAGCCAAGAAGGCGCCGGAAAAGAAGAAGCCGGCTCCCAAACCCAAGAAGCAGGAGAAGGCGAAGAAACCGAAAGTTTCCAAACCGGCCAAAGCCAGCAGACCCAAGAAAATGAAGACGGCGAAACCTAAGGCTAAGTCGGCCCCCAAGAAAGCTGCGAGGAAGAAGTAA